A stretch of DNA from Cupriavidus taiwanensis:
CGCGATACGCCGCCACCACGCCGTCGATCGCGCCGGGCGCCGGCAGCTCGGCCTGGGTCCTGCCGCTGACAACCTTGCCGTCGGGCAGCCGCCGCACGGTCCAGTTGATGGTGGCGCCGGCACGCTGGCCCACGTCGGCGTCCAGGCGCAGCACTTCGGTGGTGATGCGGTACAGCGGCTGCACGTCGGACAGCCCCTGCTGGTAGGTGTCGACCGCCCCCAGCGTGGCCTGCAGGCGCTGCGACAGCGCATCGCGCAGCTCGTCCGGCAGCGGCGAGGACCAGCGCGACAGGTCCAGCAGGCGCACCCCGGCATCGCCGCCGCTACCGTCCTGGCCATCGCGCACCACCAGCTGCGGACGGTTGAGGCGCTCGGGCACGCGCACCGGCGCGACTTCTAGCCACAGCGGGTCGGCTGACGGCGCCGCTGCCGGCGCCGGCGCGGCAACCGCCGTCGGCCCCTGCGCCAGCGTGTAGTAGCGCGGCTCGGGCGAGGCGCAGCCTGCCAGCACCGCCGCGGCGGCACCGGCGCAGAGCAGGGTGAGCGGAAGGCGCTTCATCATTCTTTCTCCGGCTTGCCGCGCAACAGCGCTTCAGGGTGGCGTTCAAGGTAGTCGGTCAGCGTGCGCAGCGACGTGGCGGTGCGCTTCAGTTCCTGCAGCATGCGGCGCTTGTCCTGTTGCAGCGGCGCATCCGACGCCAGCGTGCCGTTGGCCGCGGTCAGGGTCTTGCGCGCGTCCTGCAGCGCGGCCAGCACCTGCGGCGCGACATCGCCGTTGAGCTGCTGCACCAGCTTGTCGGCGGTGGCCAGGGTCTTGTTCAGGCTGGCCACGGTGGTGCGCAGGTCCTGGCCGATCTGGTCGAACGGCACCTTGTCGATGCGGTTGACGATGTCGCCCACCTGCGCCTGCAACTGGTCGAACGCGCCCGGCGTGGTGGCGAACTCAGGAATCGGCGCGTCCAGGTCGACCTTGGCCGGCGCCGCCTTGGGGAAGAAGTCGAGCGCCACGTAGAGCTGGCCGGTGAGCAGGTTGCCGGTACGCAGCTGCGCGCGCATGCCACGCTGCAGCAGGCCCTGGATGATCTTGCGCGCGCGTTCGCGGTCCTCGATGTCGCGCTCGCGGAAGCCCATGCGCGACGGATACAGCTCGACCACCACCGGCATGCGGAAGGCGCGCTTCTCGCGCTGGAACTCGATGCCGATCGAACGCACCTGGCCCACCACTACGCCGCGGAAGTCCACCGGCGCGCCCGGCGACAGGCCACGCACGGACTGGTCGAAATTGAGCACCGCCAGCGTCGGCGCCAGCTCTTCGGGCTCCTTCATCGCCTCGGTCTGGTCGGCGGCGAGCAGGAACTGGGTGTTCTCGGCCGCGGCGTCGGTGGCGGTGGTGTGGTCGGGCGCCTGGAACGCGACGCCGCCCAGCAGCACCGTCACCAGTGATTGCGTCGACAGCTTGAGCCCGCCGGCATCGAGCTTCAGGTCGACCCCGCTGGCATGCCAGAAGCGCGTGTCGGCGGTGACCAGCTTGTCATAGGGCTTGTTGACGAACACCCGCAGCGTGATGTCGCGCCCGTTGGGGTCGAGCTGGTAGGCCACTACCTGGCCGACCAGCACGCGCCGGTAGTAGACCGGCGAGCCGATATCGAGCGAGCCCAGCTCGGACGCGCGCAGCACGAACTGCTTGCCGGACGCGTCGGTGGTGACCACCGGCGGCACTTCCAGGCCCTTGAAGTCGCGCGCGGATTCGTTCGACTTGCCCGCGTCGACGCCGATATAGGCGCCGGACAGCAGCGTCTCCAGCCCCGACACGCCGCTCGCGGCGAAGCGCGGGCGCACCACCCAGAAGCGGGTGTCGGCCACGGCGAAGTTCTCGGCGTCCTTGGTCAGGTCGATCGACGCCACCACGTGCGAGCGGTCGCGCGCCAGGCGCACCGACTTGACCAGGCCGATGTCGACGTCCTTGTAGCGCACCGCGGTCTTGCCGGGGATGAGGCCTTCGGCGGTGCGGAAGGTGACGTTGATCTCGGGCCCGCGCGACGCCAGCGTGTGCAGCAGCAGCGAGATCCCGACCACCGCGGCGACGATCGGGATCAGCCATACCAGCGAG
This window harbors:
- a CDS encoding PqiC family protein, translated to MMKRLPLTLLCAGAAAAVLAGCASPEPRYYTLAQGPTAVAAPAPAAAPSADPLWLEVAPVRVPERLNRPQLVVRDGQDGSGGDAGVRLLDLSRWSSPLPDELRDALSQRLQATLGAVDTYQQGLSDVQPLYRITTEVLRLDADVGQRAGATINWTVRRLPDGKVVSGRTQAELPAPGAIDGVVAAYREIVASTANDIAAGVQSLRR
- a CDS encoding intermembrane transport protein PqiB, producing the protein MPDTDHQAPAPAGAMPPSPQSPPAPPPSGLPRPERRRRARWLPSLVWLIPIVAAVVGISLLLHTLASRGPEINVTFRTAEGLIPGKTAVRYKDVDIGLVKSVRLARDRSHVVASIDLTKDAENFAVADTRFWVVRPRFAASGVSGLETLLSGAYIGVDAGKSNESARDFKGLEVPPVVTTDASGKQFVLRASELGSLDIGSPVYYRRVLVGQVVAYQLDPNGRDITLRVFVNKPYDKLVTADTRFWHASGVDLKLDAGGLKLSTQSLVTVLLGGVAFQAPDHTTATDAAAENTQFLLAADQTEAMKEPEELAPTLAVLNFDQSVRGLSPGAPVDFRGVVVGQVRSIGIEFQREKRAFRMPVVVELYPSRMGFRERDIEDRERARKIIQGLLQRGMRAQLRTGNLLTGQLYVALDFFPKAAPAKVDLDAPIPEFATTPGAFDQLQAQVGDIVNRIDKVPFDQIGQDLRTTVASLNKTLATADKLVQQLNGDVAPQVLAALQDARKTLTAANGTLASDAPLQQDKRRMLQELKRTATSLRTLTDYLERHPEALLRGKPEKE